ACGATCTGGATCAGATACTGGAGTCAAAATGAGTAAGCCGTCGTACGAATCCGAAATTCGAAATTTCTATACAGAAATGGAACTGGAGCCCGAAACGGTCGAACGTTTGCTGGACGCTATTCCGTTTGCCGCGGCTGCAAAACGCTGGAAACGAATTGCGATCGCGGCTTCAATAGGACTGGCGGCAATGTTGTTGCTGACTGTCAGTCTGCTGCTTTCCAGTTTCAAATCAGAATCCCGGCAGATCAGCCCGGTGGACCATCGTGAAACGGATTCCGAACAAAGTGCAGTGATTCCCGATGTGAAAAAATCCGTTTCAGCGCAGTCGGTTCAACCAGAAAAACAGCCGCTCGCTTCGCCCGTAGAATATCGGCTGGTCGCATTTCGCAGTCATAATAACCAATGTCCGCACTGTCGCGCGACGGGGCAGGTCTTTCGAGAATTGACGGAATCGCTGGATGAGCCGACGATTGAAACGCAGGAATTTGATTTGAGCGACCCTGCCGCACGCGCGGAGACACAACAGCGAATTGAGGAATGGAAACTGAATCCGATTATTGATGGACGCAGTGAAACTGCATTTATCGCCTTGACTGATGCGAACGGACGCATGATCCAGGAATTCAAACCTTCTCAAGGAACTGGTGGGATCGCAAAACAGATTCGAAAAATACTCGATCGATAGGATCGCACGTTCCGTTTTTCAGAATGGCGCATTATGCAAATTTTATCAGATATCAATACCGCATTTGAGCTGGAAGAGCAGCAGCCTCAAATTGCCTTTTTGCCAATCGGGGCAACCGAACAGCATTCGCGTCATTTGCCGCTGGCGACGGATACGATTCTGGCCAATCAACTCTCCAGAACGATTCTGGAGCAGCTCGACTGGCCCGGTTCAGTCTTTTTGCTGCCCACGCTCCCTGTATCTTCTTCCGAAGAGAATACCGGCTACCGCGGGACGATCAGTTTTACTCCGCTTACGATGCGATCCATTATTCGAGATATCTGGGACTCACTGTCTCAATCCGGGATTCAGAAATTGATTGTCTGCCCCTGGCATGGAGGAAATTTTATTCTCAAACCGATCATTCGGGAATTGAATTGTGAGAAACAACTGTGCCATCTGTTTTATCTCAATCCCTGGGAGCAGGTCCCTCAATCTGTCTATGAGCAGTTTGCTCATGGGTTCGAAGTGCACTGTGGCGATGTCGAAACTTCGTTAATGTTAGCGCTTTGTCCCGAACATGTGAAAGAAGAACGAGTCGATAATCCCACTCCCCATTTTAAAGCGCCCCTGCAGGACATGTGGTCGATGAAAACGCTCTCTAGCGGAGAAGGGCACACGGGGCATCCGACACAGGCGACCGCGGCCAAAGGCGAAGTCTTTAAACAGGCGGTCATAGAGCACTCGGTTCGCTATCTGCAGGAGTTGCTGGAGCTGTCACAACAGTACCCGACGTATTAGGAATTTTCAATTTTCAAAATTAATCTCAAGTTTTCTGAAATAAAACAGATCCCTCGCGCATCATAAAAAATATGAGAATGTTTCAAAAACAGGCGAACCGTTTTCTTGATCACGCCTCTATGTAGGCAGACCGTTTATAAAACACCGAACACTTTTTAAAACTACGGGATTTCATCTTCCATGTTTGTTTATCTGCTTTCAACCAATTTCGAAGCCAATGCGAAAAGCGATTTGAATGCCGGCCTCCCGGCTGAAACATTGCTCATGCTCGGGTTGCGCTGTTGACATCTGGTTGAATTGGAGAACCTTTCAATCACCCGGTGTCGCAAGGCAGCGGGTTTTTTCGTGTCTTTCGCAAACAGCGAAATTAATTTTACAACATCTTTGTACTGCTTTGATCGCTCTGCGATCGGGGTACGTACTTGACTCGGCCCGTTCAACTTCTGGTGAGGTTACCGGCCTTTCACGTCGGGTAGGTTGGGTTCGAATCCCACACGGGTCACTTTCGTTTTTGATTAAGGAGTTAATGTCATGGATTCTGTATTTCATTCTAAACGCACGGCCCCCGTCTCCTTTCGGGGTCGTGGTGTAATGGCAGCATTACTGGCTTTTAACCAGTCAGGTGGGGGTTCGAGTCCCTCCGACCTCATTTTGAAATTCGAATAAAACTCGGCCTCGGTCGTCTAAGTTGGTAAGACATCGCACTTGTAATGCGACA
This genomic interval from Gimesia alba contains the following:
- a CDS encoding creatininase family protein — its product is MQILSDINTAFELEEQQPQIAFLPIGATEQHSRHLPLATDTILANQLSRTILEQLDWPGSVFLLPTLPVSSSEENTGYRGTISFTPLTMRSIIRDIWDSLSQSGIQKLIVCPWHGGNFILKPIIRELNCEKQLCHLFYLNPWEQVPQSVYEQFAHGFEVHCGDVETSLMLALCPEHVKEERVDNPTPHFKAPLQDMWSMKTLSSGEGHTGHPTQATAAKGEVFKQAVIEHSVRYLQELLELSQQYPTY